The following nucleotide sequence is from Deltaproteobacteria bacterium HGW-Deltaproteobacteria-6.
CATCAATGTTCAGAGCGAAAAAGGAAAAGGGGCAACCTTCAATATCTATCTGCCCGCTTCCTTTAAAGACGTCGTCCGGCAGGACGAACCCCAAAAAGCAACTTTGCAGGGCCGGGAAACCATTCTGCTTGTGGATGATGAAAAGAGCATCATGGATGTTGTCGGTGAAATGATCAAGGGGTTAGGTTACCGTTTGATGACGGCTGAGAACGGGGAAAATGCCGTGGATGTCTACCGGGCCAATCCGGGTCGCATCGATCTGGTGATCATGGATATGATTATGCCGGGATTGGGCGGCGGAGCGGCTATTGATGCCATTCGGGCGGAAAATCCCGACGCCAGAATTATTCTCTGCAGCGGATACAGCCTCAACGGCGAGGCGCAGGATATCCTGAAACGGGGCGGCGTTATCAGTTTTATGCAAAAACCGTTTGAGCTGGCGGACCTTTCGCAAAAAATACGGGGTGTGCTGGATAAATAATTGCATGGAGCGGCCTTGCCGCCCGCAGGCATGGTCGCGTGACCCCGCGTGACCTTCAGGTCATCAGGTCATCAGGTCATTCAAACCGTTCCCTACTTTCCTTTAAAAAGATAGCGCTCAAAAAAGCGGTTATAGGCTGTCCAGTCGGACTCGGTATTGGCGGCGTCGGCGGCCACAAAGCTTTGAAATGCATTGAGCTTGGCGTCAAGATCGTCCATGAAATGAATGACCAGCGCTTCCATGGTTTTCGGGCGTTTGGGCGAACCGTATTCAAATTCGCCGTGATGGCTTAAAATGATATGCCGCAATTCGAGCGCGAGCTGCGGCGGAAAATCGGCGATGGCTTCCATTTTTTTGTTGATCATTTCCACGCCCATTACCAGATGACCGATCATCCGGCCTTCATCACTGTAGGCAATCAGGCCGTCATAGGAGAATTCGTAAATTTTGCCGATGTCGTGCAGCATCCCGCCGGCAATCAGCAGGTCCCTGTTTAATTGCGGATAATGCCGGGCTGCGTGGTCCAGCAGGCGCACCACGGAAAGCGTGTGCTCCAGCAGGCCCCCCAGATAAATGTGATGAAAGCCTTTGGCCGCCGGCGCCCGCTGAAAAAGTTCAGCCGTTTTTTCGTCATGAAAAAAAGCGGTGAGAAGATTTTTTAACGGTTCGGATGAAATGGTGCCGATGTAAGCAAGGATGTCCTGAAACATTGCCTCGGTGTTCATTTTGCTGACCGGCAGATAATCCGACGGATCCGTGTCTTCCGGCGCGCAGAGCTTAATGGTGACGATGGATATCTGAAGCGTATTGCGGTAACTCTGCGCCCGTCCTTCGATAAAAATAATGTCGCCTTTTTTAAAGACGCGATCCCATTCTGCGGCGTTATCCCAGACCTTGCCGTCCGTTTCGCCCGTTTTGTCCTTGAGGCGGACGTTCAAATAGGCCGACCCTTTCTGGGAGAAGGCCATGCTTTTTTCCGCGACTAAAAATGAAGAAGCGATTTTATCGCCGGGCTTGATGTCCTGAAGATAGATTTCTTTGGTTTTCAAATGAACCGCCTTTCTAAAAAAAATATTCCTGTTTTTCGTATCAGCCGTTGTTCAAGAATAACTGCAGCATTTTTTAATATCATAACCGGCATAAAGGGCCGCAATGGATAGAAATGCAGTCGTCTTGCCACCCGCATGGGTGGTTATTTCTTAACGGCCCCTGAGGGTTTTTCTCTCAATATCCGGTGATCTCCCACGCGCACGGTCAGTTTGCTTGTGTCAAAATATTCCATGAGCGGAATGATATATTTGCGCGAAAGTCCCGTCAAATCTTTAAAAGTTGCCGGCGTCGCCTGATTGTCCCGGATAAGCTGAGCCTTGTAATCTTCGCGTAATCCGGCGAGCGCTTCGCGTGCAAAGCACAGCTCTTCATTGATCTTGATGAGCTCTCCGTCTTTGATCATTAGCTTGACAATGGTTTGGGCCTTGGTTTTTTGATCTTTGAAACCGTTGATGACATCAGAAAGAGACGGCGGGGTCAATCCGGCCTGCGCATAAGTCGATGCGATGGATTGACGTAGAGCGTCCTCGTCACCGGCCAGCTGAACAAGATGGGAGGCCAGCCGGACGCTGTCCTTATCGCTGACGATGACTTCTTTTTTGCCGAGACTGGCGAGCACCATGTTAAAGAGTTTGGCTGATACCGCGGCGGCCAGCGCCGCCTTGAGTTCTTCCTTGGAGATGCCTTCCTGCAAAGGATTTTTCTTGTGGTAGTCTGCAAGACTCTTCATCAGCAGCTCCTCCAGATGAGCATACAAATGAACGGAAAGAGCCGTCGTGTCGTCGCCTGAAAGCAGGATGGCCTGATGACTGGAAAATAGTTTTTCCAGCGCCTCCCGGATTTTTTTAACATTCATACCCAGTCGAAAAGCGAGCGACCGGATGTTGATGCCGCCGAAACCGGCCCGTTCCAGCATAACGGATATTTTTTCCGGCAATGCGCCGTTTTGCAGGATCTGCAAATCATTCAGGATCTTTTTATTATTTCTTTTGTGTTTGCCGGGGAGCGGATCGAGAATCCGGCCGCCGCCGATCGTGGTGACCGGTGAATAGCTGCGCAGCACAAAATGATCGCCTGCAACGACCACATCCTCGCAGGCGAGGATAAGCTGGGCAAAAGATTTTTCACCAGGCGCAAGTTCGTCTGTTTCCAGCAGCACAATGCGCGTCATGATTTCGGCCGTGCCGGTGTGCAGCCGGACCAGTGCCCGGTTTTTCAGCTTCCGCGTATTGGCGGAAAGGTATTCAAAAAACACATCCAGCCTTTGTGTGGGCCAGACCGTTTGCGGCCGCACCAGAACATTGCCCCGTTCCAGCGTCGATTTTTCAATACCCTGCAGATTGATGGCGGTTCGCTGGCCGCTGAAAGCTTCTTCCACGGATGCGTTGTGCACTTGAATGCCCCGGATGCGCGCGGCAATGTTTTCGGGCAGAATCTGGATGTCTTCACCCACTTTGATTTTATCGGAAATCAGTGTGCCTGTTACGACGGTGCCGAAGCCTTTCATGGTAAAAATACGATCAACCGGCAGGCGGAAAATACCATCGTCGTTTTTATCTTTCAAGCGGCTGACGATTTTATCCATTTCGGTAAGCAGCTCCTGGACGCCGGTTTGTTTTACCGCCGAAACCGGCACGATGGGCGCACCGTCCAGGAAAGTACCTTTCAGATAGTCGGCAATTTCGGAACGCACCAGATCCAGCCAGTCTTTTTCCACCAGGTCAATTTTAGTGAGAGCGACCAGTCCCGTCGTGATTCCCAAAAGCGAGCAGATCTGAAGATGTTCCTTTGTCTGCGGCATAACGCCTTCATCTGCGGCGATGACCATCAGGACCATATCGATGCCGGCTGCGCCCGCTACCATGTGCTTGATAAACTTTTCGTGGCCCGGGACATCGACAATTCCGATCGTAGGACCGGACGGAAGCGAAAGGGAGGCAAATCCCAGTTCGATGGTAATGCCTCTTTCTTTTTCCTCTTTGAGGCGGTCGGTATCAATACCGGTCAAAGCCTTGATTAAGGAGGTTTTTCCATGATCCACGTGACCGGCTGTTCCCAAAACAAAATGTTGCATGCTTTTTTCCATTATCTCAATTTTTTACGATGACTGGAATAACAAACTCCCATCTTTTTCACAACATCATATTTCCGGAAATAATGGAGAAATCATGGTCAGCTTAGACGCACGTGAAAAACGGGCCATGATTTAATTCTTGAAAATACGTTTTGGAATTGTTAGATAACAGAAAAACGAGGTGTTTTTTTGCGTATTCTGGGTTTGGATTACGGCGAAAAGAGAATCGGTGTGGCGGTTTGTGACGAACTGGGCATGACGGCGCAGGGGCTGCCGACACTGGTTCGTAAAACGAAGAAGCATGATTTGGAAATTTTGAATAATTGGATTCGAAATTATTCTGTGGAGAGTATTGTGATTGGCTACCCTCTGCGGCTGGATGGTTCCGAAGGGATTCAGTGTGAAAAGGTCAACCGGTTTGCCCGCCTGCTCAATAAAACATTTTCCCTGCCGGTGATAAAATGGTCAGAGACGATGTCCACGAAGGATGCTGAAGAAATACTGATTTCATCCGGCGTCCGCTGGCAAAAAAGAAAAGAAAAAGTGGATCAGCTGGCGGCTTGTCTGATTCTGCAAAACTATCT
It contains:
- a CDS encoding HD family phosphohydrolase — encoded protein: MKTKEIYLQDIKPGDKIASSFLVAEKSMAFSQKGSAYLNVRLKDKTGETDGKVWDNAAEWDRVFKKGDIIFIEGRAQSYRNTLQISIVTIKLCAPEDTDPSDYLPVSKMNTEAMFQDILAYIGTISSEPLKNLLTAFFHDEKTAELFQRAPAAKGFHHIYLGGLLEHTLSVVRLLDHAARHYPQLNRDLLIAGGMLHDIGKIYEFSYDGLIAYSDEGRMIGHLVMGVEMINKKMEAIADFPPQLALELRHIILSHHGEFEYGSPKRPKTMEALVIHFMDDLDAKLNAFQSFVAADAANTESDWTAYNRFFERYLFKGK
- the selB gene encoding selenocysteine-specific translation elongation factor — encoded protein: MEKSMQHFVLGTAGHVDHGKTSLIKALTGIDTDRLKEEKERGITIELGFASLSLPSGPTIGIVDVPGHEKFIKHMVAGAAGIDMVLMVIAADEGVMPQTKEHLQICSLLGITTGLVALTKIDLVEKDWLDLVRSEIADYLKGTFLDGAPIVPVSAVKQTGVQELLTEMDKIVSRLKDKNDDGIFRLPVDRIFTMKGFGTVVTGTLISDKIKVGEDIQILPENIAARIRGIQVHNASVEEAFSGQRTAINLQGIEKSTLERGNVLVRPQTVWPTQRLDVFFEYLSANTRKLKNRALVRLHTGTAEIMTRIVLLETDELAPGEKSFAQLILACEDVVVAGDHFVLRSYSPVTTIGGGRILDPLPGKHKRNNKKILNDLQILQNGALPEKISVMLERAGFGGINIRSLAFRLGMNVKKIREALEKLFSSHQAILLSGDDTTALSVHLYAHLEELLMKSLADYHKKNPLQEGISKEELKAALAAAVSAKLFNMVLASLGKKEVIVSDKDSVRLASHLVQLAGDEDALRQSIASTYAQAGLTPPSLSDVINGFKDQKTKAQTIVKLMIKDGELIKINEELCFAREALAGLREDYKAQLIRDNQATPATFKDLTGLSRKYIIPLMEYFDTSKLTVRVGDHRILREKPSGAVKK
- a CDS encoding Holliday junction resolvase RuvX, coding for MTEKRGVFLRILGLDYGEKRIGVAVCDELGMTAQGLPTLVRKTKKHDLEILNNWIRNYSVESIVIGYPLRLDGSEGIQCEKVNRFARLLNKTFSLPVIKWSETMSTKDAEEILISSGVRWQKRKEKVDQLAACLILQNYLDCADKS